The proteins below come from a single Acinonyx jubatus isolate Ajub_Pintada_27869175 chromosome A1, VMU_Ajub_asm_v1.0, whole genome shotgun sequence genomic window:
- the WNT9A gene encoding protein Wnt-9a isoform X1, giving the protein MLDGPLLARWLAAAFALTLLLAALRPSAAYFGLTGSEPLTILPLTLEPEAAAQAHYKACDRLKLERKQRRMCRRDPGVAETLVEAVSMSALECQYQFRFERWNCTLEGRYRASLLKRGFKETAFLYAISSAGLTHALAKACSAGRMERCTCDEAPDLENREAWQWGGCGDNLKYSSKFVKEFLGRRSSKDLRARVDFHNNLVGVKVIKAGVETTCKCHGVSGSCTVRTCWRQLAPFHEVGKRLKHKYETALKVGSTTNEATGEAGAISPPRGRAAGTGGSDPLPRTPELVHLDDSPSFCLASRFSPGTAGRRCHREKNCESICCGRGHNTQSRVVTRPCQCQVRWCCYVECRQCTQREEVYTCKG; this is encoded by the exons GCTAACGGGCAGTGAGCCCCTGACCATTCTCCCGCTGACCCTGGAGCCGGAAGCCGCCGCCCAGGCACACTACAAGGCCTGCGACCGGCTGAAGCTGGAACGCAAGCAAAGGCGCATGTGCCGCAGAGACCCGGGGGTGGCCGAGACACTGGTGGAGGCGGTGAGCATGAGCGCACTTGAATGCCAGTACCAGTTCCGGTTTGAGCGCTGGAACTGTACCTTGGAGGGCCGCTACCGGGCCAGCCTGCTCAAGCGAG GCTTCAAGGAGACCGCCTTCCTCTACGCCATCTCCTCGGCCGGCCTGACGCATGCGCTGGCCAAGGCGTGCAGCGCGGGCCGCATGGAGCGCTGCACGTGTGATGAGGCCCCCGACCTGGAGAACCGGGAGGCCTGGCAGTGGGGCGGCTGTGGGGACAACCTCAAGTACAGCAGCAAGTTTGTCAAGGAGTTCCTGGGCCGCCGCTCAAGCAAGGACCTGCGAGCCCGCGTGGACTTCCACAACAACCTCGTGGGTGTGAAG GTAATCAAGGCCGGGGTGGAGACCACGTGCAAGTGCCACGGCGTGTCGGGCTCCTGTACTGTGCGGACGTGCTGGCGGCAGCTGGCACCCTTCCACGAGGTGGGCAAGCGCCTGAAACACAAGTACGAGACAGCACTCAAGGTGGGCAGCACCACCAACGAGGCCACCGGGGAGGCCGGCGCCATCTCGCCGCCTCGGGGCCGGGCTGCAGGGACAGGAGGCAGCGACCCGCTGCCCCGCACGCCAGAGCTTGTGCACCTGGACGACTCGCCCAGTTTCTGCTTGGCCAGCCGCTTCTCCCCGGGCACTGCCGGCCGCAGGTGCCACCGGGAGAAGAACTGCGAGAGCATCTGCTGTGGGCGTGGCCACAACACCCAGAGCCGGGTGGTGACACGGCCCTGCCAGTGCCAGGTGCGCTGGTGCTGCTATGTGGAGTGCAGGCAGTGCACTCAGCGTGAGGAGGTCTACACCTGCAAGGGCTGA
- the LOC128314862 gene encoding uncharacterized protein LOC128314862: protein MDTATKKVRGSSWCQTFLQAEDGAPQLATGFCGEGWGGCRVEGTWGAHGGGSSSLHRVETRASCQTLILRYGQGLRPGWAGAASGPGQGARGRTGLVGQDGLHRPLCTALHQDLPSSGLGCTATCQEPSLDTWVSPLSWAPCTVDMLCASGLCLHVYVCVCVWVGCVHASVCAWVCMCACVSVHTCVSTRVYVCIWVMCVWACVSTMKMKCWAVTLLLFSHPPCLLSGHWGLSRPISSLLQLMSSCWSCLEPEVEGLPSVTAAARWVETPQGLRGTSCPPGAGRKPGNFQNSGHPCGLLAGPPGVRRAKQRSPTGLRAPAGRLLKATSSPLALVPFTGGETAQDTQVATGKSGGSPAWPYGAG from the coding sequence ATGGACACTGCCACTAAGAAGGTAAGGGGCAGCTCCTGGTGCCAGACCTTCCTCCAGGCTGAAGATGGGGCCCCTCAGCTGGCCACTGGGTTCTGTGGTGAGGGATGGGGAGGGTGCAGGGTGGAGGGAACCTGGGGGGCCCATGGGGGCGGTTCCTCCTCACTGCACAGGGTGGAAACTAGGGCCTCCTGCCAAACACTGATACTGAGGTACGGGCAGGGGCTCAGGCCTGGGTGGGCAGGGGCTGCAAGTGGCCCAGGCCAGGGAGCAAGAGGGAGGACAGGGCTTGTGGGGCAGGATGGGCTGCACAGGCCACTGTGCACTGCCTTGCACCAGGACTTACCCTCCTCTGGCCTGGGGTGCACAGCCACCTGCCAGGAGCCCTCTCTGGACACCTGGGTCTCCCCTCTGTCCTGGGCTCCGTGTACGGTGGATATGCTCTGTGCATCTGGCCTGTGTCtgcatgtgtacgtgtgtgtgtgtgtgtgggtaggCTGTGTCCATGCATCTGTCTGTgcatgggtgtgtatgtgtgcctgtgtgtctgtTCACACGTGTGTGTccacacgtgtgtatgtgtgtatctgggttatgtgtgtgtgggcgtgtgtgAGCACCATGAAGATGAAGTGCTGGGCTGTCACTCTCCTCCTTTTTAGCCACCCACCTTGCCTGCTGAGCGGCCACTGGGGCCTTTCCCGCCCCATCTCTAGCCTCCTCCAGCTGATGAGCTCCTGCTGGTCCTGCCTAGAGCCTGAGGTAGAGGGCCTGCCCAGTGTGACTGCAGCAGCCAGGTGGGTAGAGACACCGCAGGGGCTGCGAGGTACTTCCTGCCCTCCTGGGGCAGGCAGGAAGCCTGGGAACTTCCAGAATTCAGGGCATCCCTGTGGCTTGCTGGCAGGGCCACCTGGGGTGAGGAGGGCAAAGCAGAGGAGCCCCACAGGACTCAGGGCTCCGGCTGGGAGGCTGCTCAAAGCCACTTCCAGCCCACTGGCCCTGGTGCCATTCACAGGTGGGGAGACAGCTCAGGACACACAGGTGGCCACAGGCAAGTCGGGCGGCAGCCCAGCCTGGCCCTATGGGGCAGGGTAG
- the WNT9A gene encoding protein Wnt-9a isoform X2, giving the protein MLDGPLLARWLAAAFALTLLLAALRPSAAYFGLTGSEPLTILPLTLEPEAAAQAHYKACDRLKLERKQRRMCRRDPGVAETLVEAVSMSALECQYQFRFERWNCTLEGRYRASLLKRGFKETAFLYAISSAGLTHALAKACSAGRMERCTCDEAPDLENREAWQWGGCGDNLKYSSKFVKEFLGRRSSKDLRARVDFHNNLVIKAGVETTCKCHGVSGSCTVRTCWRQLAPFHEVGKRLKHKYETALKVGSTTNEATGEAGAISPPRGRAAGTGGSDPLPRTPELVHLDDSPSFCLASRFSPGTAGRRCHREKNCESICCGRGHNTQSRVVTRPCQCQVRWCCYVECRQCTQREEVYTCKG; this is encoded by the exons GCTAACGGGCAGTGAGCCCCTGACCATTCTCCCGCTGACCCTGGAGCCGGAAGCCGCCGCCCAGGCACACTACAAGGCCTGCGACCGGCTGAAGCTGGAACGCAAGCAAAGGCGCATGTGCCGCAGAGACCCGGGGGTGGCCGAGACACTGGTGGAGGCGGTGAGCATGAGCGCACTTGAATGCCAGTACCAGTTCCGGTTTGAGCGCTGGAACTGTACCTTGGAGGGCCGCTACCGGGCCAGCCTGCTCAAGCGAG GCTTCAAGGAGACCGCCTTCCTCTACGCCATCTCCTCGGCCGGCCTGACGCATGCGCTGGCCAAGGCGTGCAGCGCGGGCCGCATGGAGCGCTGCACGTGTGATGAGGCCCCCGACCTGGAGAACCGGGAGGCCTGGCAGTGGGGCGGCTGTGGGGACAACCTCAAGTACAGCAGCAAGTTTGTCAAGGAGTTCCTGGGCCGCCGCTCAAGCAAGGACCTGCGAGCCCGCGTGGACTTCCACAACAACCTC GTAATCAAGGCCGGGGTGGAGACCACGTGCAAGTGCCACGGCGTGTCGGGCTCCTGTACTGTGCGGACGTGCTGGCGGCAGCTGGCACCCTTCCACGAGGTGGGCAAGCGCCTGAAACACAAGTACGAGACAGCACTCAAGGTGGGCAGCACCACCAACGAGGCCACCGGGGAGGCCGGCGCCATCTCGCCGCCTCGGGGCCGGGCTGCAGGGACAGGAGGCAGCGACCCGCTGCCCCGCACGCCAGAGCTTGTGCACCTGGACGACTCGCCCAGTTTCTGCTTGGCCAGCCGCTTCTCCCCGGGCACTGCCGGCCGCAGGTGCCACCGGGAGAAGAACTGCGAGAGCATCTGCTGTGGGCGTGGCCACAACACCCAGAGCCGGGTGGTGACACGGCCCTGCCAGTGCCAGGTGCGCTGGTGCTGCTATGTGGAGTGCAGGCAGTGCACTCAGCGTGAGGAGGTCTACACCTGCAAGGGCTGA